A DNA window from Nitrospirota bacterium contains the following coding sequences:
- a CDS encoding AMP-binding protein: protein MKSFEIIDKFPQDTIRGIQGELLTQTIRHAYENSPYYRKRFDDISLLPSQIKGVEDLERLPLTGRDDFQKDNNEFLAAKMEDIVEIVSTTGTTGEPVFVALTYNDMERLACNEERNFSNVGAHRGDLFHIAVTCDNLFIAGIAYYRGLIRLGATAIRIGPQNIARHLELMKKLMPTGIVAVPSFVVHMSRRIGDNGMSPAELGLKKIVLIGDSIRDMDFKSNALGSLIESAFGDICYSTYGITEAQVAFSECSLKQGLHSHPDFVIVEIIDDNGNKLPDGEIGELILTPLQLEGMPLIRYKTGDITFKVSSPCPCGRNSVRIGPIIGRKQHKLKVKGVTLYPKTLENAIIGIKAVINYQIEAYTGDDQTDHLILRVGSHRKDSDFRTFLYDIIRAKARITPEIEIEHPESVEERLFEGGNRKPIIFKDRRNKVYG, encoded by the coding sequence GTGAAGTCCTTTGAAATAATAGATAAATTTCCTCAAGATACCATCAGAGGTATTCAAGGAGAATTGCTGACGCAAACCATAAGACATGCTTATGAGAATTCTCCTTATTATAGGAAAAGATTTGATGATATAAGTTTATTACCATCCCAAATCAAAGGTGTTGAAGATTTAGAAAGACTGCCATTGACAGGCAGGGATGACTTTCAAAAAGATAACAATGAATTCCTTGCCGCCAAAATGGAGGATATTGTAGAGATTGTCTCCACCACCGGGACAACCGGCGAACCAGTATTTGTAGCCCTTACCTATAATGACATGGAAAGGCTCGCTTGTAATGAGGAGAGGAATTTCTCTAATGTAGGCGCACACAGAGGAGATTTATTTCACATAGCTGTCACATGCGATAATCTCTTTATCGCTGGTATAGCCTATTACAGAGGACTTATAAGGCTGGGAGCAACTGCGATAAGGATAGGCCCGCAGAACATAGCGAGACATCTGGAACTCATGAAGAAGTTAATGCCCACCGGGATTGTGGCGGTGCCGTCTTTTGTGGTTCATATGTCCCGACGCATCGGTGACAATGGCATGTCTCCTGCAGAATTGGGATTAAAAAAGATAGTCCTGATAGGAGACAGTATCAGGGATATGGATTTCAAGTCAAATGCCCTGGGCAGTTTAATAGAGTCTGCCTTCGGGGATATATGCTATTCCACCTACGGGATCACAGAGGCGCAGGTGGCATTTTCAGAATGCAGTCTTAAGCAGGGACTCCATAGCCATCCTGATTTTGTCATAGTGGAAATAATAGATGACAATGGCAACAAGCTTCCAGATGGTGAGATTGGGGAATTGATTCTGACACCCCTCCAATTAGAGGGGATGCCGTTGATAAGATATAAAACAGGGGATATTACCTTTAAAGTATCAAGTCCCTGCCCGTGTGGAAGAAATTCTGTCAGGATTGGCCCGATTATTGGCAGAAAACAGCACAAACTGAAGGTTAAAGGCGTCACCCTTTACCCTAAGACACTTGAAAATGCAATCATAGGGATAAAGGCTGTAATTAATTACCAGATAGAGGCATATACTGGTGATGACCAGACAGATCACCTGATTCTCAGGGTTGGTTCCCATAGAAAAGACAGCGATTTCAGGACATTCCTGTATGATATAATCAGGGCAAAGGCGCGGATTACCCCGGAAATAGAGATAGAGCATCCTGAAAGCGTGGAAGAGAGGCTATTTGAAGGAGGAAACCGGAAACCAATCATATTTAAAGATAGAAGGAACAAGGTGTATGGGTAA
- a CDS encoding beta-ketoacyl-[acyl-carrier-protein] synthase family protein, with amino-acid sequence MKNGVVITGIGIVSPLKPSDDINAFWDALCSGKDAIRRSKLPMLNLERQWLMASIDMYSFENFISPENKFQVIAESALGMAIEDAAIHGHPNVGLSIGTVLGNVLYKEKRLMENTEGGKIRESLSFPALYLSERYNLNGSCMTISTACASGTDAIGVAARRIMAGEADIVIAGGVDVISDFALLGFHTLQALTEEKVRPFDKNRTGLAISEGAAFVVLESKKHAVQRGAKIYGKVMGYASRSDANHLTSPHREGRGLSDAINHALSEACISPNDVDYINAHGTGTVYNDLTETKAIKRVFSKTAYEIPVSSTKSMLGHSFGAAGAIEAICCLLSIKNKRIPPTINYRERDPECDLDYVPNVSRYHNVRIAMSLSAGFGGQNSAIVFGEA; translated from the coding sequence TTGAAAAATGGTGTGGTAATAACAGGGATCGGAATTGTCTCCCCTCTGAAGCCCTCAGATGATATTAATGCCTTCTGGGATGCATTATGTTCTGGGAAGGATGCAATCAGGAGGTCTAAATTGCCGATGCTAAATCTGGAAAGACAATGGCTAATGGCAAGCATTGATATGTATAGTTTCGAAAATTTCATTAGTCCTGAAAATAAGTTTCAGGTTATTGCTGAATCTGCACTGGGCATGGCAATAGAGGATGCGGCCATCCATGGGCATCCAAATGTCGGCCTTTCCATCGGGACAGTGCTCGGAAATGTATTATATAAAGAAAAAAGATTAATGGAGAATACAGAAGGTGGCAAAATAAGAGAGTCTCTATCTTTTCCTGCCCTGTATCTATCAGAGAGATACAATTTAAATGGTTCATGCATGACTATTTCCACTGCCTGTGCGTCTGGAACAGATGCCATTGGTGTTGCAGCAAGGAGGATAATGGCTGGCGAAGCAGACATCGTGATTGCCGGAGGGGTTGATGTTATAAGTGATTTTGCCCTTCTCGGATTTCATACCCTTCAGGCATTAACAGAGGAAAAGGTTCGCCCCTTTGATAAAAACAGGACAGGACTTGCCATCAGCGAGGGGGCTGCGTTTGTTGTGCTTGAGTCTAAAAAGCATGCCGTCCAAAGAGGGGCAAAGATATACGGCAAAGTAATGGGCTATGCTTCACGGTCTGATGCAAACCATCTGACAAGTCCCCATAGAGAGGGGCGCGGACTTTCTGATGCAATAAATCATGCGCTTTCAGAGGCTTGTATAAGCCCAAATGATGTGGATTACATCAATGCCCACGGTACAGGCACTGTATATAATGACCTCACGGAGACAAAGGCAATAAAAAGGGTATTTAGTAAAACAGCATATGAAATACCTGTCAGCTCTACGAAATCCATGCTGGGGCACTCTTTTGGCGCTGCGGGGGCAATAGAAGCTATATGTTGCCTCCTTTCTATTAAAAACAAGAGGATTCCGCCTACAATTAATTATAGAGAAAGGGATCCCGAATGTGATCTTGACTATGTTCCGAATGTATCAAGATATCATAATGTGAGAATAGCTATGTCCCTTTCTGCAGGATTTGGCGGACAGAACTCTGCAATAGTTTTTGGTGAAGCATGA
- a CDS encoding class I SAM-dependent methyltransferase → MNRVDINFNCADAKVLLSRFLVQKFLTERLIRFIAEEGIFELFASMKHFTIRDAVAAFQQKLGYRLNNKTRMRMARIIIDLLYECGYLKKKGGLYLWDTGKGMETGLSDNDKEMVRITFKGQVDFFENCILYAHEFLAGKPPLYGFNDKFIHIWEEFLGDTEFRFGRYILINLLLHGRNGNLKALDLCYGPGFNILQLLEQSPDISVTALDFKDIFRSQAADRISNAGTVEWVNGMWKGFGNPLPFPDNSLDVIIFTCTDSYIPKELREYVYRDISRTLRHGGTIGILTHCYPDSEKIYVKDTWVRRGILCHDFSESVCEGWSGFYGAEESINLFNAIGYNIHTLMLNSSVWRLDKP, encoded by the coding sequence ATGAATAGAGTAGATATAAATTTTAATTGTGCCGATGCAAAAGTTCTTTTAAGCCGTTTTCTTGTCCAGAAATTTCTCACTGAACGACTCATTCGTTTTATAGCTGAAGAAGGCATTTTTGAACTCTTCGCATCAATGAAGCATTTTACTATCAGAGATGCTGTTGCGGCATTCCAGCAAAAGCTCGGCTACAGACTTAATAATAAAACAAGGATGAGAATGGCAAGGATAATTATTGATTTGCTGTACGAATGTGGATATCTTAAAAAGAAAGGGGGCCTTTACCTGTGGGATACAGGTAAAGGCATGGAGACAGGATTGTCGGATAATGATAAGGAAATGGTGAGAATAACCTTTAAAGGGCAGGTAGATTTTTTTGAGAACTGTATTCTCTATGCCCATGAATTTCTTGCGGGAAAGCCGCCCCTGTATGGCTTTAATGATAAATTCATACATATCTGGGAGGAATTTCTCGGAGATACTGAATTTAGATTTGGCCGTTACATATTGATAAATCTATTGCTGCATGGACGAAACGGCAATTTAAAAGCCCTTGACCTTTGTTATGGCCCTGGCTTTAATATTTTACAACTGCTGGAGCAATCGCCTGACATAAGTGTGACTGCCCTTGATTTCAAAGACATCTTTCGGAGTCAAGCTGCCGACAGGATATCGAATGCCGGAACAGTTGAATGGGTGAACGGGATGTGGAAAGGATTCGGCAATCCACTGCCATTCCCTGATAATTCTCTTGATGTAATAATTTTTACATGCACTGATTCCTATATTCCTAAAGAATTGCGGGAGTATGTTTATAGAGACATATCCAGAACATTAAGACATGGCGGCACCATCGGCATACTTACTCACTGTTATCCTGACTCTGAAAAGATATATGTAAAGGATACATGGGTAAGGAGAGGCATTTTATGTCATGATTTTTCTGAAAGTGTCTGCGAAGGATGGAGTGGGTTTTATGGAGCAGAGGAGTCTATAAATCTTTTTAATGCCATTGGATATAATATCCATACCTTAATGTTGAACTCGTCCGTCTGGAGGCTTGATAAACCTTGA